A window of the Salvelinus alpinus chromosome 25, SLU_Salpinus.1, whole genome shotgun sequence genome harbors these coding sequences:
- the LOC139553595 gene encoding ribosomal protein S6 kinase-like 1 isoform X1 produces MAKRDYLVEAAKQIRMALDREVSEDYEAAFSYYKNGVDLLLNGVQVDPNKERREAVKRKTTQYLKRAEEIFISHLQDNLGKGNSHLGGYSSLRFRPIRHLSSPVEDLEMCRVVGIIDKVLIVQSLITKEKFVVKSLPKSSWESRDQPTIIPQGVPFMVKLLRYYVSEDAVYLHLEHVQGGKLFSKLHKVRNDRAKEHAECSSPSQHRIKMKNSYTSPTISSDYQQNDRKGTEKTSLLETENEESPDTDSPAFWLEAQHRLESCRTHSYCEETGCLQNNSRSAAPHTPATQPSLSRSDTSPHIHPAGLSQCLHSKTQDKPALCGHLCIDQAPDVTSEPSRKATGTEKIESSLDFNIVWKADLTRNCESSAPYAETRTDSDIAAGKSVPQTTQTSSGGTGSTLNFKDHSISLYSQKSYVPTTLQLPLHNQSQVSERATLTSNGSHQDSVSGRDLENTVTDTHQGRGKEKVNHHITEESMVNSVTRDTETSQPGRAVCPSTVDKLKLMRTSSGNSHPPSVSHCHSTGTQLGIQPGTSLALTGVKYQVGPPGREPVEEGWELLSPVSKDLPREKGSLCYPNTPDPTGASPQCRKGDMDAFLKSEESDGQDEDQIIEVDGWCHLPKFPAKASRGRDRARQSSWGLPEPEVRLLGAQILLALESLHQQGVVCRDLNPKNILLTSNGKVCLTFFGQWSEVQSEINSKAMDQMYCAPEIGGVSKITEACDWWSLGALLIELLTGMPLWQFHPAGVHSHTQLLIPDHLSTAAASLLTELLQFDAGYRLGSGGGGVSDIKCHPFFNGVSWKALSS; encoded by the exons TGGACCCTAACAAGGAGCGCCGGGAGGCAGTGAAGAGGAAGACTACTCAGTATCTAAAGAGGGCAGAGGAAATCTTTATCTCCCACCTGCAGGACAACCTGGGGAAGGGGAACTCTCACTTAGGG GGTTACAGTAGTCTGAGATTCCGGCCAATCAGACACCTGAGCTCCCCAGTGGAGGATCTGGAGATGTGTAGAGTGGTGGGGATCATCGATAAG GTCCTGATTGTCCAAAGCCTGATTACCAAGGAGAAATTCGTTGTTAAA AGCCTGCCCAAGTCGAGCTGGGAGAGCCGGGACCAGCCCACTATCATCCCCCAGGGGGTCCCCTTCATGGTGAAGCTGCTGAGGTACTATGTCAGTGAGGATGCTGTGTACCTGCATCTGGAGCATGTTCAAG GTGGGAAGCTTTTCTCCAAACTGCACAAGGTGAGGAACGACCGAGCCAAAGAGCACGCAGAATGCTCCAGTCCCAGCCAGCACAGGATCAAAATGAAGAACAGCTACACCTCCCCTACCATCAGCTCAGACTACCAGCAGAATGACAGAAAGGGCACAGAGAAAACCTCTCTCCTGGAGACGGAGAACGAGGAGAGCCCAGACACAGACTCCCCGGCATTCTGGCTCGAGGCTCAGCATCGTCTAGAAAGCTGTAGGACCCACTCCTACTGCGAGGAGACAGGCTGCCTGCAGAACAACTCCAGGTCTGCAGCGCCACACACTCCGGCGACACAGCCCTCCTTATCTAGGTCAGACACCAGTCCCCATATCCATCCAGCAGGCCTCAGTCAGTGTTTGCACTCTAAAACTCAGGACAAACCTGCTCTCTGTGGTCATCTGTGTATCGATCAGGCCCCTGATGTCACCTCTGAGCCCTCTAGGAAGGCCACTGGAACAGAAAAAATTGAATCCAGTTTGGATTTCAACATTGTGTGGAAGGCTGATCTGACTCGTAACTGTGAAAGTTCAGCCCCCTATGCAGAGACTCGTACTGACTCAGATATAGCTGCAGGTAAATCTGTACCTCAAACAACTCAGACCTCTTCTGGTGGTACAGGGTCAACATTGAACTTCAAGGATCATTCTATCAGTTTATATTCACAGAAAAGTTACGTTCCCACTACATTGCAATTACCCCTCCATAATCAAAGCCAGGTTAGTGAGAGAGCAACTTTGACCTCCAATGGCTCTCACCAAGACAGTGTTTCAGGTAGAGACCTTGAGAACACtgtgacagacacacaccagggtagagggaaggagaaggTAAACCATCACATTACTGAGGAGAGCATGGTGAATTCAGTAACCAGGGACACAGAGACTTCCCAGCCTGGCAGAGCTGTGTGTCCCTCTACAGTAGACAAGCTGAAGCTCATGAGGACATCCTCAGGGAACTCTCACCCCCCCTCAGTCTCTCACTGTCACAGTACTGGGACACAGCTGGGGATCCAGCCAGGCACTTCTCTGGCCCTCACAGGGGTGAAGTATCAGGTGGGGCCTCCTGGCAGAGAGccagtggaggagggctgggagcTGCTGAGCCCTGTGAGTAAGGACCTCCCCCGAGAGAAAGGATCACTATGTTACCCCAACACCCCTGATCCCACAGGGGCCTCCCCACAGTGCCGGAAGGGGGACATGGATGCTTTCCTAAAGTCAGAGGAATCGGATGGACAGGATGAGGATCAAATCATTGAGGTGGATGGCTGGTGCCACCTACCCAAGTTCCCAGCCAAGGCctccagagggagagacagggccaGGCAAAGTAGCTGGGGGCTGCCTGAGCCAGAGGTGCGTCTGTTGGGGGCTCAGATCCTCCTGGCCCTGGAAAGTCTTCACCAGCAAGGTGTGGTGTGCCGAGACCTCAACCCAAAGAATATCCTGCTCACGAGCAATG GAAAGGTCTGCCTGACATTCTTTGGCCAGTGGAGTGAAGTTCAGTCAGAAATCAACTCTAAAGCTATGGACCAGATGTACTGTGCCCCAG AGATTGGAGGTGTGTCCAAAATCACAGAGGCTTGTGACTGGTGGAGTCTGGGGGCATTGCTGATTGAACTTCTTACTGGAATG CCCCTGTGGCAGTTCCACCCAGCCGGGGTGCATTCTCACACCCAGCTCCTGATCCCAGACCACCTGAGTACTGCAGCCGCCTCCCTGCTCACTGAG CTGCTGCAGTTTGATGCTGGTTATCGTTTGGGCTCTGGAGGCGGTGGTGTGAGTGACATCAAGTGTCACCCCTTCTTCAATGGTGTCTCCTGGAAGGCACTGTCAAGTTAA
- the LOC139553595 gene encoding ribosomal protein S6 kinase-like 1 isoform X2, with the protein MCRVVGIIDKVLIVQSLITKEKFVVKSLPKSSWESRDQPTIIPQGVPFMVKLLRYYVSEDAVYLHLEHVQGGKLFSKLHKVRNDRAKEHAECSSPSQHRIKMKNSYTSPTISSDYQQNDRKGTEKTSLLETENEESPDTDSPAFWLEAQHRLESCRTHSYCEETGCLQNNSRSAAPHTPATQPSLSRSDTSPHIHPAGLSQCLHSKTQDKPALCGHLCIDQAPDVTSEPSRKATGTEKIESSLDFNIVWKADLTRNCESSAPYAETRTDSDIAAGKSVPQTTQTSSGGTGSTLNFKDHSISLYSQKSYVPTTLQLPLHNQSQVSERATLTSNGSHQDSVSGRDLENTVTDTHQGRGKEKVNHHITEESMVNSVTRDTETSQPGRAVCPSTVDKLKLMRTSSGNSHPPSVSHCHSTGTQLGIQPGTSLALTGVKYQVGPPGREPVEEGWELLSPVSKDLPREKGSLCYPNTPDPTGASPQCRKGDMDAFLKSEESDGQDEDQIIEVDGWCHLPKFPAKASRGRDRARQSSWGLPEPEVRLLGAQILLALESLHQQGVVCRDLNPKNILLTSNGKVCLTFFGQWSEVQSEINSKAMDQMYCAPEIGGVSKITEACDWWSLGALLIELLTGMPLWQFHPAGVHSHTQLLIPDHLSTAAASLLTELLQFDAGYRLGSGGGGVSDIKCHPFFNGVSWKALSS; encoded by the exons ATGTGTAGAGTGGTGGGGATCATCGATAAG GTCCTGATTGTCCAAAGCCTGATTACCAAGGAGAAATTCGTTGTTAAA AGCCTGCCCAAGTCGAGCTGGGAGAGCCGGGACCAGCCCACTATCATCCCCCAGGGGGTCCCCTTCATGGTGAAGCTGCTGAGGTACTATGTCAGTGAGGATGCTGTGTACCTGCATCTGGAGCATGTTCAAG GTGGGAAGCTTTTCTCCAAACTGCACAAGGTGAGGAACGACCGAGCCAAAGAGCACGCAGAATGCTCCAGTCCCAGCCAGCACAGGATCAAAATGAAGAACAGCTACACCTCCCCTACCATCAGCTCAGACTACCAGCAGAATGACAGAAAGGGCACAGAGAAAACCTCTCTCCTGGAGACGGAGAACGAGGAGAGCCCAGACACAGACTCCCCGGCATTCTGGCTCGAGGCTCAGCATCGTCTAGAAAGCTGTAGGACCCACTCCTACTGCGAGGAGACAGGCTGCCTGCAGAACAACTCCAGGTCTGCAGCGCCACACACTCCGGCGACACAGCCCTCCTTATCTAGGTCAGACACCAGTCCCCATATCCATCCAGCAGGCCTCAGTCAGTGTTTGCACTCTAAAACTCAGGACAAACCTGCTCTCTGTGGTCATCTGTGTATCGATCAGGCCCCTGATGTCACCTCTGAGCCCTCTAGGAAGGCCACTGGAACAGAAAAAATTGAATCCAGTTTGGATTTCAACATTGTGTGGAAGGCTGATCTGACTCGTAACTGTGAAAGTTCAGCCCCCTATGCAGAGACTCGTACTGACTCAGATATAGCTGCAGGTAAATCTGTACCTCAAACAACTCAGACCTCTTCTGGTGGTACAGGGTCAACATTGAACTTCAAGGATCATTCTATCAGTTTATATTCACAGAAAAGTTACGTTCCCACTACATTGCAATTACCCCTCCATAATCAAAGCCAGGTTAGTGAGAGAGCAACTTTGACCTCCAATGGCTCTCACCAAGACAGTGTTTCAGGTAGAGACCTTGAGAACACtgtgacagacacacaccagggtagagggaaggagaaggTAAACCATCACATTACTGAGGAGAGCATGGTGAATTCAGTAACCAGGGACACAGAGACTTCCCAGCCTGGCAGAGCTGTGTGTCCCTCTACAGTAGACAAGCTGAAGCTCATGAGGACATCCTCAGGGAACTCTCACCCCCCCTCAGTCTCTCACTGTCACAGTACTGGGACACAGCTGGGGATCCAGCCAGGCACTTCTCTGGCCCTCACAGGGGTGAAGTATCAGGTGGGGCCTCCTGGCAGAGAGccagtggaggagggctgggagcTGCTGAGCCCTGTGAGTAAGGACCTCCCCCGAGAGAAAGGATCACTATGTTACCCCAACACCCCTGATCCCACAGGGGCCTCCCCACAGTGCCGGAAGGGGGACATGGATGCTTTCCTAAAGTCAGAGGAATCGGATGGACAGGATGAGGATCAAATCATTGAGGTGGATGGCTGGTGCCACCTACCCAAGTTCCCAGCCAAGGCctccagagggagagacagggccaGGCAAAGTAGCTGGGGGCTGCCTGAGCCAGAGGTGCGTCTGTTGGGGGCTCAGATCCTCCTGGCCCTGGAAAGTCTTCACCAGCAAGGTGTGGTGTGCCGAGACCTCAACCCAAAGAATATCCTGCTCACGAGCAATG GAAAGGTCTGCCTGACATTCTTTGGCCAGTGGAGTGAAGTTCAGTCAGAAATCAACTCTAAAGCTATGGACCAGATGTACTGTGCCCCAG AGATTGGAGGTGTGTCCAAAATCACAGAGGCTTGTGACTGGTGGAGTCTGGGGGCATTGCTGATTGAACTTCTTACTGGAATG CCCCTGTGGCAGTTCCACCCAGCCGGGGTGCATTCTCACACCCAGCTCCTGATCCCAGACCACCTGAGTACTGCAGCCGCCTCCCTGCTCACTGAG CTGCTGCAGTTTGATGCTGGTTATCGTTTGGGCTCTGGAGGCGGTGGTGTGAGTGACATCAAGTGTCACCCCTTCTTCAATGGTGTCTCCTGGAAGGCACTGTCAAGTTAA